One genomic region from Candidatus Woesearchaeota archaeon encodes:
- a CDS encoding type II toxin-antitoxin system RelE/ParE family toxin, which yields MSWEISWHPKAGKYVEKLPHSIAKRILDKFDEVAQEPFRYLEHFEGEGYKLRIGEYRALIDVDFEKKILKVRIFDLRERIY from the coding sequence ATGAGTTGGGAAATTAGTTGGCACCCAAAAGCAGGAAAATATGTTGAAAAACTTCCGCATAGTATTGCCAAACGAATTCTTGATAAGTTTGATGAAGTAGCACAAGAGCCGTTTCGGTATCTTGAACATTTTGAAGGAGAGGGATACAAATTGAGGATTGGTGAATACCGAGCGCTTATCGATGTTGATTTTGAAAAGAAAATTCTTAAGGTAAGAATATTTGATTTGCGTGAACGAATTTATTGA
- a CDS encoding peptidylprolyl isomerase: MSLKKGDFVEVEYTGRLDTGVVFDTTNEAEAQKADIHRNRMMYGPVAICIGHSQIIKGLDEALAGKELGTHTIPVPAEKAFGKKDAKLVHMVPISKFRQQNVQPIPGLQLNIDGAIATIKNVSGGRVLVDFNHPLSGHDVTYVVKINKKIETPVEKVKALVELHFNRRDIGVAVTGDRAELSFPTKIPLEIAKKLEESLSKEVTKLVAEIKNIAVVSREKRRKNKR, translated from the coding sequence ATGTCCCTCAAAAAAGGCGATTTTGTCGAAGTTGAATACACCGGCCGTCTCGATACCGGCGTTGTGTTTGACACGACGAATGAAGCAGAAGCACAGAAGGCAGATATCCACAGAAATAGAATGATGTACGGCCCGGTTGCAATTTGCATTGGCCACAGCCAGATTATCAAGGGATTGGATGAAGCACTCGCAGGAAAAGAACTCGGCACCCACACAATACCGGTGCCCGCAGAAAAAGCGTTCGGCAAAAAGGATGCCAAGCTTGTGCATATGGTTCCCATTTCTAAATTCAGACAACAAAATGTCCAGCCAATACCCGGCCTGCAGTTAAATATTGACGGTGCCATCGCAACTATCAAAAATGTGTCCGGCGGCCGCGTCTTAGTAGATTTCAATCATCCGCTCTCCGGCCACGACGTAACGTACGTTGTCAAAATAAACAAAAAAATCGAAACGCCCGTGGAAAAAGTCAAGGCATTAGTTGAACTGCATTTTAACCGCAGGGACATTGGCGTAGCGGTTACGGGTGACCGGGCAGAGCTCAGTTTCCCGACGAAGATTCCACTGGAGATTGCAAAAAAGCTTGAAGAAAGCTTGAGCAAGGAAGTAACAAAACTGGTAGCGGAAATAAAAAATATCGCGGTTGTTTCTCGTGAAAAAAGAAGAAAAAACAAGCGGTAA